TGTCCTACTGCCTCAAAGTGGAACGAAAAGGCGTCATACCCTTTTTCTTGCAGCAATTCTTCGATGGCAAGCTGCACTCTAGCTGCATACACATGATTGTCATCTGTTAAATTTGGATCGATATCAAAGTTTTCTTTGTCTATTTTAATGGCTGCTCTAATCGCCTCATCAGAAATAGCATCCATACGTTCTAACAAATCACCAAAATTTTCACGTACAATCGTCGGACCAATTTTGCGCAAAAAAGCACTTTCATCGCCAACGATATCTCCCATGCCGTTCATGCCATATCCAAGCAATGCAACTTTCATGGCGCGAAGACGATGAATGGCTTGAGCGGCACGAGCCCAATCGCCTACACTTTCACTGAATGAATCAGATTGCCAGTCGTCCGAGATTACAGAGAAGCTAGAGCCTGTGCGTAGCAAAGCGTTTGCCATATCCTGAGCCCCGTGAACCCCTTGGTTATATGTTAAATCACTCATATCCCAATCTTGAGTAACAGTAGGGACAGGCTGAATGTTTGCAAGCAAAATCGGCGTACGAGAATGGTTTTGCAACGCACGTACCGTACGCATCGCTGGGCCATACGTTAACATGACAATAAGAATGCCATCAACATCTTGTTGAGCGAACTCCTTCATCCTCTCGTCAATATCGTTTTTATCCCGAGCTGGTGCAGTGAATAGCACTTCTGCCTTGTCTTCTAGACGCGCAGCGACCTGCTTTGCATAGTTCCCCTGTCTTTCCGTAATCCCAGGCAGCATGTCGTCATACAATTCCTGCATTATGCCAAGCAAACCAATACGTGGCTTTGTTGATGCTTTCCCAGCGACGAATACATCATTTACAGTTTGTGATTGTGTCATTTCAAATTCCTCCTCTAAAAGTTAAGGTTAAACATGCACAGGCGTGCTCTTACTTTTCAAGTGCTTCAAACGCTTCATTACATCATTTTCTCCACGACCAAAATAGTCGTACAACGAGCTATATTCTTTATAGAGTGCATCATAGACGTCCACTGCAGAAGCATGAGGTTGATAAGGGTCAGGCTTTGTTTTCCCCATTGCAGCGGCAGCGTTGTGAATGTTCTCATAGCCTCCGCCATCTTTACCAGCCGCTACAGCACCGAACATGGCCGCACCAAGCGCAGGTGTTTGACTTGATGCTGAGATTTTGATCTCCATATTGAGAACGTCAGCATAAATTTGCATGGCCAACGCATTCTTTTCAGCAATCCCTCCAGCAGCATAAAACTCATCAACAGGCACATTGCTCGTGCGAAAGGCTTCAATGATCGTTCTAGTACCAAACGCCGTGGCTTCAATAAGCGCCCTGTAAATCTCTTCTGGTTTGGTTTGTAAGGTCATCCCTAAAATCATGCCTGTCAAATCAACGTCGACAAGTGTTGAGCGATTTCCGTTCCACCAATCTAAAGCTAATAAGCCGCTTTCGCCTGGAGCTAAGGCCGCTGCTTTTTTCGTTAACAATTCATGTATATCAATGCCTTCTAGCGCAGCTTCTTCAAAATAGGATGCAGGTGTGCACGTCTCCACAACCCAATTAAAATGATCCCCTACGCAGGATTGTCCGGCTTCGTAACCATAGAGACCAGGCAATACCCCATCTTCTACTACACCGCACATGCCAGGAACGATTTGTTCCTCTGTGCCTAAAAGGATATGACAGGTGGATGTCCCAATGATCGCAAGCATTTTTCCTGGTTCTGTAATGCCAACCGCGGGTACGGACACGTGTGCATCAACGTTTCCAACCGCAATAGCGATGCCGGGAGATAGGCCAATTTTCTCTGCCATTTCAGGTGTCAACTCACCAGCTTTTTCTCCAATTGGTAGAATCGGTCCACGTAATTTCTCAGATACAGCGTTTACAAGTTTAGGAGAAAGTGCTTTCAAAAATTCCTCTGAAGGAAATCCCTCTTGCTTGTGCCAGATCGCCTTATACCCAGCTGTACATGCATTTCGAGTCAATGTGCCAGTGAGCTGCCATATGACCCAGTCTGTTGCCTCGACCATGACATCCATTTGATCGTATAGGTCAGGTGCCTCTTCTGCGAGCTCCCAAATCTTTGGAAAGAACCATTCCGAGGAAATTTTGCCGCCGTATCGTTGTAAAAATACCTCACCTCTTTGTTCAGCAACGTCATTCAGTTGATTCGCCTTGTCCTGTGCAGCATGATGCTTCCAAAGCTTGACATAGCTATGAGAACGTGACGCATGCTCCTCATAAAAACATAGCGGTTTCCCATGGTCATCCACCGGAAGGATCGTGCATGCTGTAAAGTCAATGCCTAGCCCAATCACATCCTCCGCCGAAACTTCCGTTTTTTGCAAGAGCTTCGGAATCGTGTGACTTAATACATCAAGATAATCCTGGGGGTGCTGCAACGCCACATCATGACCAAGCGCTGTCCCATCCGGAAGTGTACTATCCATGACACCATGAGGGTAAGCCAACAATTCAGAACCTACCTCACGCCCATTGGTCACATCAACCAGCACCGCTCTGCCTGACAACGTGCCATAATCGACACCAATTGTATACGTCATCACCGTACCTCCATTCTTTTCAACATCTTGTACGTTATCCAAAGTGAAAATAACCTAAAAAGACAAAACTCGTACGTATAAGTGTATGCGCTTTTATTATGCCATACACCGAACAAGTGCTCAAGCTTTTGTAAAGAATTAAGAAGTAAGAAAAGCGAAGGCGAGTACGTTTTGAAACGGAGGGCAGAATATCACGGCACGAGGAAATGGTTCTTCACATTTCCTCAGTGGCGGGATTTCTGTCCCGCAGTTTCAGCGAGCCGCAGCTAGACACGAAAAGCGAAGGCGAGCACGTTTTGAAGCGCAGAGTAGAACATCACGGGGTGAAGAAATGGTTCTCCACATTTCTCTCGCACCGGGATTTCTACCTCGCAGCTTCAGCGAGCCGCAGCTAGACACGAAAAGCGAAGGCGAGTACGTTTTGAAGCGCAGAGTAGAACATCACGGGGTGAAGAAATGGTTCTCCACATTTCTCTCGCATCGGGATTTCTACCTCGCAGCTTCAGCGAGCCGCAGCTAGACACGAAATGCGGAGCGTCGTATGCTCAGAAGCGCAGGTCAGAACATCATCGGGCAGGGAAATGGTTCTTTCATTTCACTAGCCCGATGATTTCTGCGCCGCAGCTTCTACGGCGCGCAGCTAGACAACGAAAAGCGGAGGCGAGTAAGTTTTGAAACGCAGGGCAGAACATCAACCGTTCTGCCGGAAACAAAAAACACCACCAAAGAACACTAACGCTCAGGTGGTGCTGTTGATTGCCGTTCGATAAGGAGCGGTTCGTATTTGTGGCTAGCCGCACGGCGCTCTCTTGATTCAATCATTGTCACGATGAGTTTGGCTGCATCTTCCCCCATCTGTGACTTCGGATGAGCGACTGATGTCAAAGCGATCTCTGACGCGGTACATAAATGCGAATCGTCACATCCAATGATAGATAGTTGTTCGGGGACCTTCATGCCCGCCCTACGAATCGTGTGCAGCAACATCAATGCTAGCTCATCATTGTAACAAACAATCGCCGTTGGCCGCTCCCTTTGACGTAATGCAGCCTGCAACACCTCTGTTGGCACCGACGTTTTTGTTTCCGAAGTGTAAGTGACGCACCATTCTGGTTTAGGCGCAATGTCTTTTTCTTGCAACGCCTTTAGAAATCCATTCATCCGTTTCAGACCTTGCCTGTCATCTGTTTTGAAAAATCCCATAATTGATGTATGTCCTAAGTCAAGCAAATGCTGACAAGCGACTTGGCCCGCTTTTGTATCATCTAATGTTAATGAAATGGGTGAGAGCTCCTCGTAACCAGCATTAATCATCACATAAGGAATGCGATGATGAGCAAGAGCAAGGTATTCGCGCAAATTGGGATTCGGTAGTGAACTTTTTGTCGGTTCAATAATCACTCCTGCAACCTGCTTTTCTAAAAACGTCCGCAAGCATTGTTGTTCTGCATCAGGGTTATTGTTCGTACTCGCCAAAAGCAAAGTATAACCAGCGTTGCTTAGTGTCGCTTCAATGCCACGAATGATCGAAGGAAAAATATAGTCCGACAAATAGGTCGTCACAACACCTATTAGCTTTGAATCCATGTTTTGATCTTTGCGTTGGCGATCAGCAACAAACGAACCGACTCCATGCTCACGATAAAGCCAGCCTTCTGAAACCAACTCTCCTAACGCTTGACGAATCGTATGCCTGCTCACCGCAAAAGTGATCATCAATTCGTTCTCTGAGGCGATTTTTTCTTTTGGATGGACCGTCCCCTCGACAATCCATCCACGTATCGTTTCCTTTACGATGATGTATTTGGCTGTCACTGTAAGATCCTCCAGTTCTTCATTCCGAACTTGTACGTAACAGTGAACAGTATATCACGAGGGGCACAAAGAAAAAACCATTTCTCCAATGGCTCTCCTGTCCTCCTTTCATTTACAATGTCACAGTTTTGTCATGCACTGCTCGCTCACGCAGTTGAAACCGCTGTAGTAAAAAAGGTAAACTAACAAGGAGATTTATTAACGTTGTGGTAAATTTAGGAGGCATGCATCTTGAAATTCTCTAAAGCTTATATAGGAATTCCTCTCATCGTTGTTACGGTTGTTCTATTGGCCTTCGTTATATGGATGACCTTTTTTTCTCCAGAGGATGGAAACACATCACAAAGTTCAGGTCCAGCAACCAGCGTATCCTTTTCTGAACCGATCGCCCCTTTCTCAGGAGTAAATCAAAACAATGAACCTTTTTCGACAGATGATTTGAAAGGAAAAACGTGGATTGCTGACTTTATCTTCACTAATTGTCCTGATGTTTGTCCGCCTATGACCTTTAATATGCAGACACTTCAGGAGAAAGTAGAGGAAGCTGGGCTGGACGTAACCTTTGTTTCGTTTACAGTTGATCCAGAAAGAGACAGCCCCGAAGTCCTTACAGAATTCGGGACGAAATTCCAGGCCGACTTTTCAAATTGGCATTTCATTACCGGTTATACCCATGAAGAAGTCAAGGAGTATTCGAAGACTTCCTTTAAATCAAGCGTACAAAAGCTTGAAGATACATTTATGCACGGTGTCCATTTTTTCCTCGTTCGACCTGATGGATACATCAATTCATATTATGTCGGTAATATCGATCCTCCGTTTGATCAAATCATAGCGGATATTAAAGCCGTGCAGGAGAAAGCGAACTAACCATTACATTATACGTTTCTTAGCCCCCTTCCCTGATAGCAGATAACAGGAAGAGGGCTTTTACTTGGAACTAGTTAATTGTTTCTTTTTTTGATATACTCTGATTTTTTTAAACATAACGTTTCCTATTTAAAGTTCTCTTAAAAACACATCATCAAATAATTCATACACAGATACACCGTAGAGCTTTTCAAATCTTACCATCGTTTCACGACCTGGATTTGCTGCACCTTTTTCAAGTTTACGAACATAAACCTCAGAGATTGCTAACCGTTCGGCGACTGACCGCTGCGTCCACCCTCTTTTATATCGTTCATGTGCAAGTCTTCTTCTCATACGTGTTCCGCCGCCAAAATAGATCGCTTGATTGATGTATATCGATTGAACGCCGTGTTTTGTAATGGCGAACGGACTTCCCTCCTTATCTTTAATTTCAGTACTGTGTGCAATAAGTAAGCAATTTCGATTGTCAAAAACAAATAGTTTCTCAAAAATTACCACTAAATTGATTATAAATGATCAAAAATATATCGTCAATATTTTATAGATACAATATTGAACATTACGATGACAAGATACATTTAGTATCTATAATAGGAGGAACTAGGAATTTTGAGGTGAGGCGTTTGATCGGGGATCGTTTAAAACAACTACGTGGATCGACTATAACACAGCAAGATATAGCAAATCAGTTAGGTCTTTCACGTGCAAGCTATTCTCATTACGAAAATGGCCGCAGCGAGCCAGATCTCTCTACCTTACTAAGTTTAGCTGATTTTTTTAATGTAAGTGTGGATTATTTGCTTGATCGCTCTACTCCCGACGGCAATCCTGCGCTTGAACCTTATAAGGATGTTCTTGTCCTTCATCAACTTCTACGTAAGCAAGGTGTGGATGACTTGTTTTTCTTACAGCTTGATGCTTGGGAAACGCTCACACGTCAGGATACGGTTGAGATTAAGCATCATTTCGAATGGGTTGTCGAAAGAGCTCGGCGCAAAAAGAATACCACTGATCAATGAAGAGGTTGTCCGAACAGTCATTTTATGACCTTTGGACAACCTCTTTTTTCAGATGAACAATTGTATTGAAAATTTGTCGATCACATTAACGAAGTTGTGCTCTTTTTCTCGACCATAAGTCAATTGCGTCCTTGAGACAAATCGCAAGCATTATGAGAGCAATGCCGACCCATTGGAAGGGCAGCATCGGTTCATGTAACACAATGGCAGCCATTAAAATAGCGACCGGCAGCTCTGCTGATCCTAGTACGGTTGCGACCCCGCTTGAAATGTGAGGCACACCGATGGCCATAAATAACGGCGGCAGAACGGCACCAAAAATCGCTGCGCCTAAGGCAAATAACCACAACGAACTAGTGGCAGCATCGGTCCACAAAAAGGTTGGTGGAAATACACATAGGACGAGTACAGCTGCTCCAGAAATCATAATTGGGCTACGGAGAAAAGGGTCTACATGAGAAACAACTCGACCACTTACATAAATAAAGCCTGCATATGAGAAGGCGGCAGCTAGACCGAGCAATAATCCTATAGTTGATAATGCCTCAAATCGATCCATCGTCAAATTAGCTGCAAAGCTTACTCCGATAAGTGTTAACACAACAGAAACAAGCGTTATAGGTGTGGGCTTTCGCTTGTCAAGAATCCACTCGTACAATACACCTATCCATACAAATTGAAATAACATAATGATTGCAACAGATGAAGGCAGGTATGCCATAGCCCCATAATAGAAGATTCCTGTTGACCCATTCAAAGAACCTGCGACCATGAGCTTTACTACTTGTTTTCTCGTCACTTGTTGACGCTTTACTTGCCTAATTGCCGCAATGATCCACAAAATAACGAACGCCAACATCATTTGTGCACCGACGACTTGCGCAAGATTATATCCCTCTATAAAAGCACTCTTAACAAACACTGGCGTAAAACCAAAACCCCCAGCGCCTATGAGGACGATTAATACCGCTTTCCAACGAGCCATTACGCCCCTCCTTTCTCTACTCTTTACACACGATTGCCATTATACATTGCATACACGCAAAATGAAAAGTAGAAGCCATTAGCCTCTACTTTAACCAAAGATGATTCTCCCGATGATATGGACTGGGTCACTAAATAGATGCTTTTCTTTCAGGGGATGCGACTGAAGATGTACGGTTTTTGGTTGACGGTTTTACTTGCCCAGTTAGCGTAGCCCCTCCAGGTAAAAGATTAATAATTTTCATAGATCCCATTGACAAGAGGATAGCACCAACACACAACACGACGATGTAC
This genomic interval from Aureibacillus halotolerans contains the following:
- a CDS encoding L-fucose/L-arabinose isomerase family protein, whose product is MTQSQTVNDVFVAGKASTKPRIGLLGIMQELYDDMLPGITERQGNYAKQVAARLEDKAEVLFTAPARDKNDIDERMKEFAQQDVDGILIVMLTYGPAMRTVRALQNHSRTPILLANIQPVPTVTQDWDMSDLTYNQGVHGAQDMANALLRTGSSFSVISDDWQSDSFSESVGDWARAAQAIHRLRAMKVALLGYGMNGMGDIVGDESAFLRKIGPTIVRENFGDLLERMDAISDEAIRAAIKIDKENFDIDPNLTDDNHVYAARVQLAIEELLQEKGYDAFSFHFEAVGQDKRFRQLPILAASNLMAKGYGFGAEGDTNSAALVAAGHTLIGDAHFTEMYAMDFERDSILMSHMGEGNWKVARKDRKPKLIDRELGIGGLDNPPTVLFMGEPGPATLVSLVALEGERYRLVVSYGDILDTEEVPAIEMPYFHFKPHNGVRECLNGWLLNGGTHHQCLNLGDHRGKWQHFCKLLGIEYSEV
- a CDS encoding ribulokinase, with product MTYTIGVDYGTLSGRAVLVDVTNGREVGSELLAYPHGVMDSTLPDGTALGHDVALQHPQDYLDVLSHTIPKLLQKTEVSAEDVIGLGIDFTACTILPVDDHGKPLCFYEEHASRSHSYVKLWKHHAAQDKANQLNDVAEQRGEVFLQRYGGKISSEWFFPKIWELAEEAPDLYDQMDVMVEATDWVIWQLTGTLTRNACTAGYKAIWHKQEGFPSEEFLKALSPKLVNAVSEKLRGPILPIGEKAGELTPEMAEKIGLSPGIAIAVGNVDAHVSVPAVGITEPGKMLAIIGTSTCHILLGTEEQIVPGMCGVVEDGVLPGLYGYEAGQSCVGDHFNWVVETCTPASYFEEAALEGIDIHELLTKKAAALAPGESGLLALDWWNGNRSTLVDVDLTGMILGMTLQTKPEEIYRALIEATAFGTRTIIEAFRTSNVPVDEFYAAGGIAEKNALAMQIYADVLNMEIKISASSQTPALGAAMFGAVAAGKDGGGYENIHNAAAAMGKTKPDPYQPHASAVDVYDALYKEYSSLYDYFGRGENDVMKRLKHLKSKSTPVHV
- a CDS encoding GntR family transcriptional regulator, whose translation is MTAKYIIVKETIRGWIVEGTVHPKEKIASENELMITFAVSRHTIRQALGELVSEGWLYREHGVGSFVADRQRKDQNMDSKLIGVVTTYLSDYIFPSIIRGIEATLSNAGYTLLLASTNNNPDAEQQCLRTFLEKQVAGVIIEPTKSSLPNPNLREYLALAHHRIPYVMINAGYEELSPISLTLDDTKAGQVACQHLLDLGHTSIMGFFKTDDRQGLKRMNGFLKALQEKDIAPKPEWCVTYTSETKTSVPTEVLQAALRQRERPTAIVCYNDELALMLLHTIRRAGMKVPEQLSIIGCDDSHLCTASEIALTSVAHPKSQMGEDAAKLIVTMIESRERRAASHKYEPLLIERQSTAPPER
- a CDS encoding SCO family protein — its product is MKFSKAYIGIPLIVVTVVLLAFVIWMTFFSPEDGNTSQSSGPATSVSFSEPIAPFSGVNQNNEPFSTDDLKGKTWIADFIFTNCPDVCPPMTFNMQTLQEKVEEAGLDVTFVSFTVDPERDSPEVLTEFGTKFQADFSNWHFITGYTHEEVKEYSKTSFKSSVQKLEDTFMHGVHFFLVRPDGYINSYYVGNIDPPFDQIIADIKAVQEKAN
- a CDS encoding helix-turn-helix transcriptional regulator; protein product: MRRRLAHERYKRGWTQRSVAERLAISEVYVRKLEKGAANPGRETMVRFEKLYGVSVYELFDDVFLREL
- a CDS encoding helix-turn-helix domain-containing protein produces the protein MRRLIGDRLKQLRGSTITQQDIANQLGLSRASYSHYENGRSEPDLSTLLSLADFFNVSVDYLLDRSTPDGNPALEPYKDVLVLHQLLRKQGVDDLFFLQLDAWETLTRQDTVEIKHHFEWVVERARRKKNTTDQ
- a CDS encoding EamA family transporter produces the protein MARWKAVLIVLIGAGGFGFTPVFVKSAFIEGYNLAQVVGAQMMLAFVILWIIAAIRQVKRQQVTRKQVVKLMVAGSLNGSTGIFYYGAMAYLPSSVAIIMLFQFVWIGVLYEWILDKRKPTPITLVSVVLTLIGVSFAANLTMDRFEALSTIGLLLGLAAAFSYAGFIYVSGRVVSHVDPFLRSPIMISGAAVLVLCVFPPTFLWTDAATSSLWLFALGAAIFGAVLPPLFMAIGVPHISSGVATVLGSAELPVAILMAAIVLHEPMLPFQWVGIALIMLAICLKDAIDLWSRKRAQLR